DNA from Ictalurus punctatus breed USDA103 chromosome 7, Coco_2.0, whole genome shotgun sequence:
TTTTATGCAGACAGGTCTTGGATATTTGGATATGATCCAAATTTGGTGATTTTGGGTGtaatttgtaggaggagtagcgAACACATTGATTACATTCGAGCATTTTCTAAATGTCATTGTAACATTTGACCTCTGGGGGAATTGTATAAAATTTGTTTCATAGCCTCAGATCATAATCCTGAAGACATGTACCAAGTTTAATGACAATGCGTAAAGTCGTTAATGAGATACAGCATCACTTCCTGATTGCGACTTCATCGCCAGATTTGTTGGCTTTTTACCATCAAGCGGTTTCGAAAATCAAAATTCCATTCAATAAAGTTTGTGTGGATTAATCTGAAGATGTTATGAGCCAGGTTTTGTGAaatttggacaaaatttgtagggAGAGTTGTGTAAAACAGGGAGAGTTTGTTTCAGCAAAATCCAAAATGGTGACACAGTTAAAAAGTTATGGCCATAAACACACTTTGAAATTTGGCCAAGGTTCGACCTGTTGGTGGCACTACAGCTTTCGGAGCTTGGGGCCCAGATTTGGTGTATTTGTAGCTGAATGTGTCCTGAagctgtgtgccaaatttcacaacgtTTTATCACAtagttctatgggctgccatagacaccatagcgagaataataataataataataagcaagaTCCATAGAAAACAATAGGTGCTTTGCACCACTGATGCTCAGCCCCTAATAGCAAAAGTTtattttcccaaaatataaagtaATCAGTTATTACAGTGCTGttaccttgaccaggataaactcTCAATTCTGCCTCCATGAAAGTATAATCCACCAACTGCTCTCCTGATTCATTTGAAAGGTAAACGAAAGCTAAAATGGCTGCCGTAAAAGCAGCAGCAGGCATGAAATCCCAGATTTGGGTAGACCAGGAAACAAAAGAAGACTTTTTGGTGGCTCAGAACTTTCTGGCAAACTGTCTCCCCCTCCTGAGGTGTTCGGCACCTCAGGAGGGGGAGACATccctaacaataataatacatagaaAAATGTAACAGTTCTTTATTCTACTTTAGGATAATGTTGCTTTGTATTTTTCATGTTATTgacttccattttttttctccctagaGACAGAAGAACATGATGCCATCAAGAGACTCCAGTAGTCATCAAACGACTGCTACTATTCTTTGTATTATGACCAGTCAagaacaaatacacacagaacTTCACATCTGCTCAtattgtgggaagagttttactcacCAGAGTAGTTTACAAACACACCAGCACATTCACACTGGAGAAAAACCTCAtcagtgctcacagtgtggaaagagtttcaaTCAGAGAAGTCATCTCCGGctacaccagcgcattcacacaggagaaaagccgtatcactgctcacagtgtggaaagagttttgcTGACTCAAGTAATTTCCAACAACACCAACGAACtcatacaggagagaaaccATTTCTCTGTGTACAGTGTGGAAAAAGTTTTACTCACCAGTGTAGTCTCAAAACACACCAGCGCATCcatacaggagagaagccgtaccaCTGCTCCcactgtgggaagagttttgctGACTTTAGTAATTGTCTACAACACCAACGAACCCATGTAGGAGAGAAATCATATCcatgctcacagtgtggaaagagttttaatcTAGAGCGTTCTCTCCAACAACACCAGCGCGTTCACACTGGAGATAAAccgtatcagtgctcacagtgtgggaagaatTTTAATCACAAAAGGTCTCTCCAGCGTCACCAGAGTATTCACagaggagagaagccgtatcactgctcacagtgtgggaagagttttaatcgaGAGAATAATTTCCAAACacatcagcgcattcacaccGGCGAGAAACCTTATAGCTGCTTACAGTGTGGAAAACGTTTTACCCAAATAAGTGGTCTCAGAgcacaccagcgcattcacacgggagaAAAGCcttatcactgctcacagtgtgggaagggTTTCATTCAGAGAAGTCATCTTCAGTATCACCAGCGAGTTCACACAAGATAAAAGTcgtatcactgctcagagtgtgggaaaagttttacTCACCCAAGTAATTTCCAAAAACACTATtcacatgagagagagaagctgtGTTAGTGCTTCATGggtagcatgtttgcctcacaccgccagggttgagggttcggtTCCTGCTGCGACCCTGTGCATGcggattttgcatgttctccccatgcttcggggtttcctccgggtactcctccagtccaaagacatgcattgtagccAATTGGCGTggccgtagtgtgtgtgtgtgtgtgtgtgtgtgtgagtgtgattgtgcccagtgatggattggcacctcgtccagggtgtaccctgccatGTGCCCCATGACCCctgggataagcggtatagaaaatgcatggatgtacagtggtgcttgaaagtttgtggacactttagaattttctatttttctgcTTACATATGATAAAACATCGTCTGAtttgtcctaaaagtagacaaagagaacccagttaaacaaatgagtcCTCAGAAATTATAcgagtgaaatgaaatgaatcctcatgccatgatacactcccacaaatgtgttgtgaagatcagatttCGATAGATCCCTATTCtttgtcatcccactgattgataTCACCTGAGTCTAATTTcactctttgtctacttttaggatttgtgtgaaaatctgattatgtttttaggtcatatttatgcagaaatatagaacattctaaagggttcacaaatttcAAGCATCGCTGTACTTATTTAAGTTGTTTTAAGATGCACAAGTGTACCAAAACCGAGCCATAAATAAAGCtataaatctgctttgtgaccatgtccattgttaaattGTTGAATTGAATAGCTGTGAAACAGTGTAGTGTTTCCAGTATAATCTCATCCCCTACACCAAGATATGGAAGTTTCTGTTgtggtttattttcatttatcttcagACATTATTTCAAAGATATCTTGAGACTTTATTCACCAGATTCTACTGGAACAATTTACACTCCATAGACCCCCAAAACCTTGTAGCATTAGAAGtgacacatttttttcccctggcaCAGCAATTACTCAATATCTGAATATCTGACTCTGGACAAACACCAGGAGCTTGACATTATAGTTTAAGCACAGTTTAATGTCCTGGAAGCTGGACATCAAAATCTTCCCTTTCATAGGTAAAACCATCAAATCTATTCATGTTATTAATGTACAATACTAGCTTTCCCCAGCCTACTATAGAGGAATCACAACGTTTTAAGTTGTAAAGGCTAAATTGTACAAAATATGGTGAACTCTGAAGAATTTGCTCTTagtccagtccagtaggtggcagtaGAACACTTTTCAGCTGTGAAACCAcctcaaggaaaaaaaaaaaaaaaggtggcgAAGACCTGCAGGTTCCTTAACTGCTGTAGGATGTTCACCCTTTAAATGTAGTAGTTCTTATCGACTATTTCTCAGCTTTAACAAGCCTCTCAATGGACAATATTCATCAAGAcaatatatgaaatatgaaattctTGCAAGTTTATTCAGAATCCACAACATGCAGTTAGTCCTGACATGTTTATGGGTAACAGCACCTGTGGGAGCAGAGGGTAATGAAACTGTTGATGCATGGCTAAACGAACTTGAAGTCACCCAAATATTAATATTCAGGTCCCATTAAGTACAACTGAGGTACAAACAAATATCCAAGCATATAGTAAAATGAAGTGGCAAGAGAAATGGGACAGACAGTCCAATTTCCCCCACAAATAGTGAGAAAATCATACATGCATTTGTTACGTCTAGATTCAACTACTGCAACAGTGTTCTGGTGGCTTACGAATGAGCTCCATTAAACACTTACAAagagttcagaatgcagctgcaagaatGCTGACCCATACCAGTCTGAAGAATCATATCACTTCGGCACTTTAAACACTTCACTGGCTACCTCTGTCTTAAAGAATTGATTTTAATATCCTGTCATTAATTttccatgtcttcatggaggtGCTCCACATACCTTTGTTATATGATCACTAATTATACTCCTGCTGGATCACTTACTGTAGGTCATTCAACTGCAACCTGCTGGTTTTAACCAAAACATGGCTGAAAAGTGGGGAGTTGGCCTTTAGTCACTACGGGCCTAAACTCTTGAACTTCTCTCCCTGACAACCTACATACAGTTCATTCAATtagcacatttaaaaagtaTCTTAAAGTGCATTTGTTCACTGGGGCCTTTCCTCAAACCAGTTAATTTTTCATActtgatttgatttgtattcttttatttattctgttttatttgcttagcattttatttattttatttaataatactgATTTTATATTTCCTGTATCTACTTCATGTCttttgtaaagcactttgtaaacattgttttgttttgttttttaaacaaagtacTATTTAAATGAAGCTTTGCTTACAAAGAAGTTAAAGGAAGGCATCTATACAGGATTCAAAAGCAAGTTAATACAGAGAGGATAgtctgtaaaaaacaaaaagaggctACGATTATTACTCGTCTTAGAATAGGGCATTCAGGTCTAAATCATTCACTGTTTATAGGAAAACATGAAACAGGACAATGGAGGAATTGCAGCCAAGCAGAGGCAGTGGAACATTTCTCTGTACAacatatgaaaatgaaagatCTGAACTGGGTGTAATTAGCATTACACTGCAAAGtcttatcaaaaaaaaaatttaaaaagtggtCCAGGACAAGGGAAAGTTATTAAATTAACTTGTATAACAGGATTTAAGTTTGTgcaatatgttttctttttaacctCCTTTGCTGCTCCACACTCCTATCCAGGTGGTGGCAGTGATGCACCAAAAGCTGGTTTGCAACTGCAAATAAaccagagaagaagaaaaggaggtggcggaagaagaaaaagcagtCCTGCAGTTTTTCCCACTTGAAGAGTTGAGTTACATGTAACTATTTATGCTTGCATGTTTACAGTACAGTcttttctgatcattttattattattattattttttataaagaagATCACTGAGGAGAATACATGTGTTGATCTTTAAATCGTGAGGTAAGTTCACGTGAATCTGATTCTCTGAGCTGCTTGGTGTTGGATAACTGTTACTGAATGGATCCTGAACGGATCTCTGCTTCATATATAATAGTGTCTAGTCCAGATAGCCGGCTTTTTACCtcttaaataaatcttttttgtgtgtgaaaacgAGATACAAAACTCTAAATGGTCAGTAAACACCAGCCAGTGTTGCCAACTCTTTCCATGAGAATGTAAGCTACTGCATCCTCAAAAAGTCCCCAGTTTACACCATGGTTTAGTTTGTATATCAAAACGTATGGCGTGAAGAAGGAAGATTTTTGGAATCACACAATAGAATAGACTACTGTTTTATCAGGAAATAAATtgagaaggaataaaacacaacagggagTTCTGCAAAGGAAGATGATCCATGACAGGACCGTGTGATGCAGTTTGGATGGCCGTGACTACtcccaaagtggattattttcgtAGAACAGCactttctgaagtgttttattcctcttatactgtaCCACACCAATTTGGAAATCTGACTCTCCAATCATTAGGTTGTTGCTCCGACATACTCTTTAACCAACAGACAAGTTCAACAAAAGagccaacaaaaaaacagacacaaacatgaaatgtatcaatggaagatgaatgaaaaaagaaataaaatgctctgatgcaaaaacagaaacaagagTTACATATTTCACTCACCACAATTACTGAAAAACcaatggtaaaaataaataatattgaacAAATTTAATAGCTCATTTTGGGGCATTGAGACAATACAGTATAGTATTTTTCATGATATTAggttcctttttatttttgtcttttcttacTAGAATATGATTCGCAAAAAAGACTCCAGTCGTCAGCAAAAGACTACGACCAGTCAAGAACAAATGCATACAGACCTTCACCGCTGCTCATattgtgggaagagtttcaCACACCAGAGGAGATTAAAAACGCACCAGCGCATTCATTTAGGAAAAAAGCCTCAtcagtgctcacagtgtgggaagagtttcagGCAGAAAGGTCATTTCCAACagcaccagcgcattcacacgggagagaagccgtatcactgctcacagtgtggaaggAGTTTTGCTGATTTGAGTAATTTCAAACAACACCAACGAATtcatacaggagagaaaccatttatctgctcacagtgtgggagaAGATTTACTCACCAGTGTACTCTTAGaacacaccagcgcattcacacaggagagaagccgcatcaatgctcacagtgtgggaattGTTTTGCTGACTTGAGTAATTTCCtacaacaccagcgcattcatacaggagagaaaccATTTCTCTGTGTACAGTGTGGGAGAAGATTTACTCACAAGTGTAATCTCAAAACACACCAGCGCATCCACGAAGGAGAGAAgtcgtatcactgctcacagtgtggaaagagttttaatcTAGAGCGTGCGCTCcaacaacaccagcgcattcacactggagataaaccgtatcagtgctcacagtgtgggaagagttttaatcacaAGAGGACTCTCCAGAGTCACCAGAGTATTCACagaggagagaagccgtatcactgctcacagtgtgggaagagttttaatcgaGAGTGTAATTTCCAAACacatcagcgcattcacaccggagagaaaccttatcagtgctcacagtgtggaaaacGTTTTAACCAACAAAGTGGTCTCCGAgcacaccagcgcattcacacaggagagaagccgtatcactgctcacagtgtgggaagagttttaatcgaCTGGGTAATTTCAAACGACACCAACTAATTCACACTCAACTCAAAACACACCAACGCATCCATAAAGGAAAGAAGCCATAGCACCGCTCAAACCGTGGAAGATGTTTTAATCAACAAAGTACTCTCCAACAACACCAGCGAATTCTCACTGGAGAAAAGCTTTATCACTGCTCAGAGTGAGGAACGAGTTTTAATCAGTGACCAATCACTCACACAGGAGTAAAGCCATATTACTGTTCACGTTGTGGGAAATGTTTTAACTGGCTGTATGAAGTACAACACCACCAGCTAATTCACACCAGAGAAAAGTTTTACAGttgtatatattttgaaatgaaaatggaTTTACCTATTTAAATGTACTGtgtggtcaaaagtatgtggacaccagaccatcacacacacacttgtcccCCCCGTATGGTTGCCACAAAATTACAACGAACACTATTGTGTAGATTTTGTGTAGATTATGTTTTTGTATGAtgtagtattacaatttcctttcactagaactaagaggcccaaacctgttccagcatgacaatacccctgtgcacaaagcgagctccatgaagacatggtgaggttggagtggaagatctCAAGTGTCCTACACAAAGCCCTGACTCCAACCCCATGGATCACCTTTGGGACTTTTGAACTGGAATGCCTAATGCATGCCAGGCCTCCTTGCCCAACAACCAACCTctctaatgctcttgtggccgAATGGGCGCAAATCCATACatccacgctccaaaatctagcagAAAGCCCTTCCAGAAGAAACTGTTATAACAGCTGGgacacactacacattatatTCCAAATGGATTCGGGATGgtatgttcaacaagcacatatttGAGCGATGGTCAAGTGTTTGGATGTATAGTGTACTTATAAGTTACACAAGTTTGCTAATGTTAACGTTAACATCCAGCTGAATATTCTGCTAGTAATGTAAGTGATCTATCAGTTTAAAGATCATGCATACATTTGTATTCAAAGTTTTGGCCACCACTTATATAcacattacatatacatattttgttgatttttggaaaaaaaaaagtaaagaaagttTTTCTGCAAATATTAAAGCACAGGTATATTATTCTGCtaaacataaaaagaaaacagtcacaATTTGCTCCTTTAAAGCAGTTGTGTAAGTAAACATTTCTTGTTTCAGAGTTGAATCTGTGTGCATTCATTTATGggcatcattttaaaaatgtctcgACACTTTCGTCACCTGATTCAACTGGAACGATTTACACTCCATAGACCCCCAAAAATATGGAGTATTAGAGCTGACCGGTTTATTTCCGGGCACAGCAATTACTAAACATCTGAACATCTGGCACTGGACAAACACCAGGAGCTTGTCCTGTATATAGTTTAAGTGCAATTTTTAATGTCCTGAAAGCTGGACCTCAAAATCTTCCCTTTCTTAGGAAAAACCATCAAATCCTTAACtgattttctcatgatcttgacATAGCAAAAGTTTTCTTGTTATCATGACTAATTTCCTCGTGATCTTGACATTATTTGCAGGTATACTTAATAAGACAATTCAAAgtggttgtgttttgtttcatactGGTGACTTTTACCACTTTTGACCCAACACATGTCAGGATGTTGGGAATTTGTCATGGGGATTTATCTGTCCATGTTGTTGGATTCTATTCTTAATTTAGTCTTGGCTAACCCCATCCAagccttaaaaaataaaaattcaccaAACCATTATGtcggttaaatgcctgaaaaaAGGTCTGTGGTTAGCAGAAGCACAAGATATGTTCACGTTTTATACTAcgccataaaatacatcagtaataccccaatcgagatttttaaaaaaaatgtttacgtGCCTTGAAAAGATGGTTGCTAACAAGTGACTAAATGGGACTACATAATAACAATAAGTgactaaatgggactacagaggttgttgcggacattaaacgtcatcacgccgaacaggaaaactcttctactacagcctcattgtgtttatactcgcactcttgcaactcaaactttccaaatTGTAGATctatcaatttataacattttctaacaaaaaaaacaacaaaaaagttttttattatttatacttaTACAAAGAGTGAAGGGTTGtatcttaataaaaaaaaacaaaaaaaaaaaacagatcactTGGACCAGGGTTAAAGGATgatgtatataattttttaataaaatcctGAAACATcttttgaaattatttttgttatctgaTATTCAACAGTGTCATCAATAGACaaagaggattttttttaagttcaccTCGTTGTTTTTCTTCCAAATTGAAAAAGTATGCAGAGTTTTTTTCCCCGGCTTCTAGCAATATGGCCCTAGACCTAATACTTGGTATGATCCACCCTGTTTTATAAATGTAGTAcactctcctcccctctctcttctATCATGTCTTACTGCCACATAATCATATAAAACTAAATCTAACTGAGTTTCTAACCAAGTCTCTTCTACACATGTGACCTCTGGTTTTTCTCTTTTACTAGCAACAAATTGCTTAAAGTCTTGTGCGTTAGCCAATAAACTTCTTGCATTCCATTGCAAAGTTAGCATTAATATTATTACCAACCCAGGAATTCTCTTGACTTCCATGCATCCTTAGCTCATCATTTATTTCCTCCCACTTCAGTCCTATCATGTCTAAGTGATGTTCTGATGCTCTCACAATCACCTGAATCCTTTCTGTATTTGACTTTATTTCAAACATACTTATTACCCCTGCAACGAAAGTGACCAGTTTCTACTTCTCTATCCATGCATTCCTCTCATATTGTTGTTCATTTACTTTTCCTTGCTCTTAACTCCCTCCTCCCTCCTTATTCTGCTGTTTCTCTCCATCCAACTTAACTGCATCAACATACGATACCTTCTTTTTTTAAGTACCTCACATCCCCAGTACGCTACGCTGTGATTTCCTCCACAATTACAACACTTTGGTTTTTATATAGAACACACCCTTGCATTCTTTTTCTCCCCATTCTTACAACCttaagaacctttattttttcCAGCTTTCTAGCCTTTTCCATTTGGACTTCATTATTACACCCAATCAACAAGTTCCCATCTCCTAGAATTCTAGAATATTTCACGTCTCCAATCTGTCCCTTaatgatttttgttcatttaactgGGTCAGCTTTCTTTATTCCCTCCTCACCATCAAATCTAACAACTACATTTATTATAccctctttcattcttttctctctttcctcacTTCCTTCACTTTCCGATTCTCCAATGCTGGATGTTTCTTTCCCCCTTCTTTCCCTTTCCTACATTTTCCCACTCATTtatcctcctctcctcttcctcactgCAAACCATACTGTCACGTTTTCACTCAAAGTAAGTTATGGTACAACGAGCTAAACTGAGCTAGCATAAAAATCTGTGCGTTAttctacaaaaatatatataataataataatttaaaaaacagaagCCAGAGATAAACAACTATAACTAATTTGTACATCAACAATACTCATtgacattaaaatattttatagtcAGGCAAGTAAAGCAGTAAGTGGATTCCTACGTGGAAATATACTTATTAATTTGttttccaaaaataataaaCGAAAAAAGTGTGTATTGTAgcttattaataaacaattctATCAAACTGCATTTACTGTGAAAGTACCGAGGCGGTGACGTCATTACATTGCCACTAATCAATGAGACCAGGTATGGGCGGGGCGACACATGTAGCCCCGCCCAATCCTGCTTTCTGCAGCCAGGTCTACTTGGGTAAAATACTTGGAAGATTTAGATTGACATTTAACATCCTtacccacactccagtccaatAGGTGGCGGTAAATCACCTTTCATCTGTGAAACCATCTCAAATCCAAAAAGAAGAGCTGCAGCTGGAGGATTTTGGTTCATATGTAACATTGTCTAGTCACTTAGCTGGATTTTACCCTTTAAATAAGTAAGTATGGAAACTGATCCTGACAGCGTTGTTTGTTAGGAATTGTTAAAGATTAAGCAGCTAAGATTGTTTACCTCGTTTTACACTTTCCTCACTCAATAAGCATTAAATGCTGAAGGAGGAGGCCAAGCTGGCCTTGCTAAAATGAAGATGTTTCCAGAAAAATAGCAAGGAAAGGTTAAGTCTATAATCTGCGGATTAATTTTCAGTCTAACACACTAGAGGAAAGGATTAGTGCCAAGATAGATTTAGTGTGCGCCTAAATACAAGATCTGAAGAAGAATCCCTACtggaaagaataaaataataatacatgcagTTACAGTTAATCAGTTTCTAATTATTATTCAGCTCCAAAGCACCCAGTGTTTGTGAGGGAGAACTAATGAACCACAATTGGGCTGTTGCCATTTTAAGTGACTTCCCTGGTATCTTAGAGCCTGTCTTCAGAGCTGAACATGGCAGGATAATGTTGCTTTGTATTTTTCATATTATTCACTtccattttttctctctagagACACCAGTAGTCATCATACGACTGCTGGTGTTCTTTCTATTATGACCAGTGAAGAACGAATGCACATGGACCTTCACCGCTGCTCAtattgtgggaagagttttattcacCAGAGTAGATTAAAAATGCACCAGCggattcacacaggagaaaagccttATCACTGCATAAAGTGTGGAAACACTTTCAGGCAGAAAAGTCATCTCCAGACACACCAGCtcattcacacgggagagaagccatatcagTGCTcgcagtgtggaaagagttttgcTCGACTTAGTAATTTCCAACAACACCAACGAATtcatacaggagagaaaccATTTATCTGTGTACAGTGTGGGAGAAGATTTACTAACATGTGTACTCTCAAAAGACACCAGCGCATCcatacaggagagaaaccgtatcactgctcacactgtgggaagagttttgctAACTTCAGTAATTTCCAGCAACACCAACGGATTCATGCTGGAGAGAAGTTgtatcactgctcacaatgTGGAAAGAGTTTTTATCTAGAGCGTGCTCTCcaacaacaccagcgcattcacactggagataaaccgtatcagtgctcacagtgtgggaagagttttaatcacaGCAGGTCTCTCGTTCGTCACCTGAGTATTCACagaggagagaagccgtatcactgctcacagtgtgggaagagctttaatcTAGAGACTCATTTCCAGACacatcagcgcattcacactggGGAGAAACCTTATAGCTGTCCACAGTGTGGAAAATGTTTTACTCAGCACAGTGTTCTCAAAgcacaccagcgcattcataCGGGAGAAAAGCCATATCAGTGCtcacactgtgggaagagttttaatcgaCGGAGTACACTCCAGTATCACCAGCgaattcacacaggagaaaaactgTATCACTGCTTAGAGTGTGGAAAAAGTTTTACTCACCCGAGTAATCTCCAAAAACACCAAGCTATTCACATGAGAGACAAGCTGTGTTAATGCTGACCGTATGGGACGATTCTTGCACAATTCagttgtttgtgctatacaccaaagacatttgggttagagagtttagaattccagcttttatttcctggtatttacatctgtttgacattccaaattgttgtattggttatgACCAGTGTTCGTGCAATGCTTCTGATtgatttttcccccttttttcaacttcaaaatggctcgcttttctcccata
Protein-coding regions in this window:
- the LOC108267102 gene encoding zinc finger protein OZF, whose product is MHVKRCWCESKRGTRASNCALLSASALFLRGMRCFHGIAFTVEQRLQRQKNMMPSRDSSSHQTTATILCIMTSQEQIHTELHICSYCGKSFTHQSSLQTHQHIHTGEKPHQCSQCGKSFNQRSHLRLHQRIHTGEKPYHCSQCGKSFADSSNFQQHQRTHTGEKPFLCVQCGKSFTHQCSLKTHQRIHTGEKPYHCSHCGKSFADFSNCLQHQRTHVGEKSYPCSQCGKSFNLERSLQQHQRVHTGDKPYQCSQCGKNFNHKRSLQRHQSIHRGEKPYHCSQCGKSFNRENNFQTHQRIHTGEKPYSCLQCGKRFTQISGLRAHQRIHTGEKPYHCSQCGKGFIQRSHLQYHQRVHTR
- the LOC108267104 gene encoding zinc finger protein 585A, translating into MIRKKDSSRQQKTTTSQEQMHTDLHRCSYCGKSFTHQRRLKTHQRIHLGKKPHQCSQCGKSFRQKGHFQQHQRIHTGEKPYHCSQCGRSFADLSNFKQHQRIHTGEKPFICSQCGRRFTHQCTLRTHQRIHTGEKPHQCSQCGNCFADLSNFLQHQRIHTGEKPFLCVQCGRRFTHKCNLKTHQRIHEGEKSYHCSQCGKSFNLERALQQHQRIHTGDKPYQCSQCGKSFNHKRTLQSHQSIHRGEKPYHCSQCGKSFNRECNFQTHQRIHTGEKPYQCSQCGKRFNQQSGLRAHQRIHTGEKPYHCSQCGKSFNRLGNFKRHQLIHTQLKTHQRIHKGKKPYNKLLKVLCVAVNHLSSVKPSQIQKEELQLEDFGSYVTLSSHLAGFYPLNKDTSSHHTTAGVLSIMTSEERMHMDLHRCSYCGKSFIHQSRLKMHQRIHTGEKPYHCIKCGNTFRQKSHLQTHQLIHTGEKPYQCSQCGKSFARLSNFQQHQRIHTGEKPFICVQCGRRFTNMCTLKRHQRIHTGEKPYHCSHCGKSFANFSNFQQHQRIHAGEKLYHCSQCGKSFYLERALQQHQRIHTGDKPYQCSQCGKSFNHSRSLVRHLSIHRGEKPYHCSQCGKSFNLETHFQTHQRIHTGEKPYSCPQCGKCFTQHSVLKAHQRIHTGEKPYQCSHCGKSFNRRSTLQYHQRIHTGEKLYHCLECGKSFTHPSNLQKHQAIHMRDKLQNKMMPTRAYSSHQTTASVLSIMTSQEQIHTELHVCSYCGKSFTHQSSLQTHQRIHTGEKPHQCSQCGKSFRQKANLQLHQRIHTGENLYHCSQCGKSFAQLSNFQQHQRVHTGEKPFICLQCGAKFTNKCNLKRHELIHTGEKPYHCSQCGKSFADLSSFQKHQRIHTGEKPYQCSQCGKSFYLERALQQHQRIHTGEKPYQCSQCGKSFNHNRSLQRHQSIHRGEKPYHCSQCGKSFNRECNFQTHQRIHTGEKPYQCSQCGKSFTQRSGLKTHQRIHTGEKPYHCSQCGKSFNKQTCLKAHQCIHTGVKPYHCSQCGKSFNRQDTLQYHQRIHTGEKPFICVQCGAKFTQKCNLKTHQRIHTGEKPYHCSHCGKSFAVLSSFQKHQRIHTGEKPYHCSQCGKGFTYPSNLQKHETIHMREKLG